A genome region from Pyrenophora tritici-repentis strain M4 chromosome 9, whole genome shotgun sequence includes the following:
- a CDS encoding CHROMO domain containing protein translates to MKLKLELQDCEIRNSLVYFRGRLFIPYDDDLRKDIVRRFHDTATAGHGGKRSTYYLVSQQYYWPLMTDTVAQYTRSCVVCRRAKPYRDRKQGLLHPLPVPKRFWTDISVDFITPLPDCTRFGRTYSHVMVVIDRLSKSQRFIALDSLEVDAVVRAFVDYVWREEGFPTTIVSDRGSQFVSHFWKELCHRLGVTPKLSTAYHPETDGQTEVANAGLKCYLRAYTNYMQNDWVDWLPLAQLAINNRENVSSGVAPALATKGYLPRMGSELVTEDSPITDARSRAEQLLREDARGTVKRMTDVIRFMQENLRWSQNKMEHYANQHRQPAPDYRVGDKVYIDARNIPTMRPSRGLSAKNLGPYKVRALPNRYAVELALPDCYKQVHPVFHPWLLHLDADQTARPSEGVIAEKHPDGEHDYYVDMVVDCRIDKRRKDTLTNKKGMLQYKVKYTNSPDWNASPAWQDYTDLWGAEEAVEDFHRLYPDKPPPHELYRDLALYLNLVAAYSLGRDDVEVVSVLDSCELALSPSHSLMAQLGPGKVAQLRTSVSKQKQGPEG, encoded by the coding sequence ATGAAGCTGAAGCTAGAGCTACAGGACTGCGAAATCCGCAACAGTCTGGTTTACTTCCGCGGCAGACTCTTCATCCCCTACGACGACGATCTTCGCAAAGACATCGTCCGTCGGTTCCACGACACCGCCACGGCGGGCCACGGCGGCAAGCGCTCTACCTACTACCTAGTTAGCCAACAGTACTACTGGCCGCTCATGACAGACACAGTCGCTCAGTATACCCGGAGTTGTGTAGTTTGCCGACGCGCAAAGCCATACAGAGACCGCAAGCAGGGACTGCTGCACCCGCTCCCCGTACCGAAACGATTCTGGACTGACATTTCAGTCGACTTCATCACACCCCTGCCAGACTGTACTAGATTCGGACGCACCTACTCTCATGTCATGGTCGTGATTGACCGGCTAAGCAAGTCGCAACGGTTTATCGCCCTAGACAGCCTTGAAGTTGATGCTGTTGTCCGAGCATTTGTCGATTACGTCTGGAGAGAGGAAGGTTTCCCTACTACAATTGTGTCTGACCGAGGGTCACAGTTCGTCTCTCATTTCTGGAAGGAGCTGTGTCATCGACTGGGTGTTACACCAAAGCTCTCTACAGCTTACCACCCAGAAACAGACGGCCAGACTGAAGTCGCCAACGCCGGACTAAAGTGTTACCTGCGTGCTTACACGAACTATATGCAAAACGACTGGGTAGACTGGCTGCCACTAGCCCAGCTCGCCATCAATAACAGAGAAAACGTGTCCTCTGGCGTCGCacccgcgcttgccaccaAGGGCTACCTACCTCGCATGGGATCGGAACTAGTCACCGAAGACTCGCCCATTACCGACGCCCGTTCACGCGCAGAACAGTTGCTCCGCGAAGACGCCCGAGGCACGGTGAAAAGGATGACCGACGTTATCCGTTTCATGCAAGAAAATCTTCGCTGGTCCCAAAACAAGATGGAACACTACGCCaaccagcacagacagccCGCTCCAGACTACCGCGTCGGTGACAAAGTCTATATTGATGCCCGCAATATCCCTACGATGCGCCCGAGCCGCGGTCTCAGCGCAAAGAACCTTGGCCCATACAAAGTGCGAGCTTTGCCCAACCGATATGCAGTCGAGCTCGCACTACCAGACTGCTACAAACAAGTCCATCCAGTGTTCCACCCATGGTTACTACACCTGGACGCCGATCAAACAGCTCGCCCAAGTGAGGGCGTCATCGCTGAGAAACACCCTGACGGAGAGCACGACTACTACGTAGACATGGTCGTCGACTGTCGCATAGATAAACGACGCAAGGACACCCTCACAAACAAGAAAGGCATGCTCCAGTATAAGGTTAAGTACACCAACTCCCCAGACTGGAATGCCTCGCCCGCATGGCAAGACTATACAGACCTGTGGGGCGCAGAGGAAGCGGTTGAAGACTTTCACCGTCTCTATCCCGACAAGCCCCCACCTCACGAACTGTATCGAGACCTAGCGTTGTATCTCAACCTAGTCGCCGCATATTCACTTGGTCGCGATGATGTTGAAGTTGTTAGCGTACTAGACAGTTGTGAGCTTGCCCTATCACCTTCGCATTCACTGATGGCACAGCTTGGACCTGGGAAGGTGGCACAACTCAGGACGTCTGTCTCCAAGCAGAAGCAAGGACCCGAAGGATGA